Proteins from a genomic interval of Trichoderma breve strain T069 chromosome 2, whole genome shotgun sequence:
- a CDS encoding AAA domain-containing protein: MTAAQAENPILKSLNAAQRRAVTSNASTVAILAGPGSGKTHTLTSRVVWLVQQTGYQPSDIVVATFTVKAAREMKERIGKFLGPDCERKIVLGTFHSIARRYLSAYGRHIGLDSKFGIADDGDSRAVIQRICKRHDFNIDPGYARSWISKKKAKGHATEPAPNKKQPENPSLNECYREYQEHLERSNLLDYDDLLVRCVELLREYPACVSNIQAVLIDEYQDTNGIQYELMKLFAQARQRITIVGDPDQSIYGWRSAEIRNLYRLLRDYPETDEISLEENYRSSQSILDVSLTVIQQDKKRYQKVLLPVHTKGARPVLRKLKSSAAEGDWIVSEIKRVVMMFGDMLTYEDVAILLRSASLSRHIEAALGKAGLAYRMIGGHKFYERKEIKILLDYLRAIYQPDNNDAIARIINVPRRGIGDTTIKRLIEEAEQLKISLWSLLRKHCQGSRKATTKILPKMEQKLNTELLKIISNLQTQAQQITEDSQHTLVDLIEKLLSQLDFKQYLESEYPEDHEQRWQNVQEFLSLANDFVRDAANLEDEMLPEIDNVDQVKDDSILGRFLANVALASDAQKNDEGAEKKAVITISTIHAAKGLEWPIVFVPSVYAGSIPHSRAEDLDEERRLLYVAMTRAQALLYLSCPLYGSQGMGTKVELSPFVSPFASTAFSKQGASFNRPILEGVAKILGRTLPSEKAIFAKLPTMFSPEDNLFPVDPIDTRDAEGLEDSEGYRPKGPKRQRLNNQGYGNDEEEAAEERPWKKEYSTTMEQASNFTMASLPGFMSAGAHQSALSAAAAAEAEKSAAAKKAVKMGTTRRKADQSSLLGFVTTAAKKPAAPAGGFGGSDASMARYQLATSRSAARMAAETKAPELPKLPAVDPSLAKHKLASGNALNRPSVIKKEDDEGSKKRYHCFSSSPPRPAGAEDVKEEEQTTTQEASAPDRPATSFHRTTFVSAASRGGVRRPVGLGPPPGLDRLRKPFKPLTITRPTKPQ; the protein is encoded by the coding sequence ATGACAGCGGCCCAGGCTGAAAATCCAATCCTGAAATCACTGAATGCGGCCCAGCGCCGTGCCGTTACTTCCAATGCGTCGACAGTCGCTATCCTAGCCGGCCCCGGCAGTGGCAAGACGCACACTCTAACATCACGCGTCGTGTGGTTGGTTCAGCAAACCGGCTACCAACCGTCAGACATCGTCGTTGCAACATTTACGGTCAAGGCAGCCCGGGAAATGAAAGAGCGGATTGGAAAGTTCCTTGGTCCAGATTGTGAGAGGAAGATTGTGCTCGGCACTTTTCACTCCATTGCTCGGCGATATCTTAGTGCCTATGGTAGACACATAGGCCTCGACTCCAAGTTTGGCATtgcggatgatggcgattcGAGGGCAGTCATTCAACGTATATGCAAGCGGCATGATTTCAACATTGATCCAGGATACGCAAGGTCATGGATtagcaagaaaaaggccaagggccATGCAACGGAACCCGCCCcaaacaagaagcagccTGAGAATCCCTCCTTAAACGAGTGTTACAGGGAGTACCAGGAACACTTGGAACGATCAAATTTATTGGACTACGACGATCTACTAGTGCGCTGTGTCGAGCTTTTGAGGGAATATCCGGCTTGTGTTTCAAACATTCAGGCTGTGCTCATTGATGAGTACCAGGACACAAATGGCATTCAGTATGAGTTGATGAAACTATTTGCGCAAGCTCGCCAACGAATAACAATTGTTGGTGACCCTGATCAAAGTATCTATGGCTGGCGATCAGCCGAGATCCGAAATTTGTACCGTCTGCTGCGAGATTATCCCGAAACCGATGAGATATCCCTGGAGGAAAATTATCGGTCATCTCAGTCAATTCTCGACGTCTCATTAACAGTCATTCAACAGGATAAGAAGAGATATCAAAAGGTCCTTCTGCCAGTCCATACAAAAGGTGCAAGACCAGTTTTGCGAAAGCTAAAGAGTTCCGCCGCGGAAGGAGACTGGATTGTCTCAGAGATCAAACGGGTTGTCATGATGTTTGGAGACATGCTCACATATGAAGATGTGGCTATTCTACTGAGGtctgcctctctctctagACACATAGAGGCGGCATTGGGAAAGGCGGGGTTGGCCTATCGGATGATTGGAGGCCATAAGTTTTATGAACGAAAAGAAATCAAGATTTTGCTAGATTACTTGCGCGCAATCTATCAGCCGGACAATAACGACGCCATTGCCCGAATCATCAACGTTCCCCGTCGAGGGATTGGAGACACGACGATCAAACGACTAATAGAAGAGGCCGAGCAACTGAAAATAAGTCTCTGGTCACTATTGAGAAAGCACTGCCAGGGCAGTCGTAAAGCGACGACAAAGATACTACCGAAGATGGAGCAAAAGCTCAACACCGAGCTGCTTAAAATAATTTCAAATCTTCAAACTCAAGCCCAGCAAATCACAGAGGACTCTCAACATACTCTAGTTGATCTTATTGAGAAGTTACTGTCACAGCTCGATTTTAAGCAATACCTCGAGTCAGAGTATCCCGAAGACCATGAGCAGAGGTGGCAAAACGTTCAGGAATTCCTCAGTTTGGCAAATGATTTTGTACGCGATGCAGCAAATCTCGAGGATGAAATGCTACCTGAGATAGACAACGTCGATCAGGTGAAAGATGACAGCATCTTGGGCCGCTTCTTGGCAAATGTGGCGCTGGCATCAGATGCTCAGAAAAACGACGAAGGGGCAGAGAAAAAGGCAGTGATAACTATATCAACTATTCACGCTGCCAAAGGGCTCGAGTGGCCCATTGTGTTTGTTCCGTCAGTCTATGCCGGCTCCATCCCTCATTCAAGGGCCGAGGACCTGGACGAAGAAAGGCGACTCCTCTATGTGGCCATGACCAGAGCACAAGCGTTGCTTTATCTCAGCTGTCCCTTGTACGGGTCTCAGGGTATGGGCACAAAGGTCGAGCTATCGCCTTTCGTCTCACCATTCGCCTCAACGGCTTTTTCCAAGCAAGGTGCATCGTTTAACAGACCAATCCTAGAGGGGGTTGCAAAAATCCTTGGGAGGACACTCCCCAGCGAGAAAGCAATATTTGCTAAACTTCCAACCATGTTCTCGCCAGAGGACAATCTGTTTCCCGTAGATCCAATCGACACTAGAGATGCGGAGGGCCTAGAAGACTCAGAAGGGTATCGTCCAAAGGGCCCCAAGCGGCAGCGGTTAAACAACCAGGGCTATGGtaatgacgaagaagaagcggctgaGGAGCGGCCATGGAAGAAGGAATACAGCACAACCATGGAGCAAGCATCCAACTTTACCATGGCTTCCTTGCCCGGGTTCATGTCGGCTGGAGCGCATCAAAGCGCCCTCTCTGcggccgccgctgctgaagcagaaaagtcggcagcagccaagaaggCCGTCAAAATGGGAACGACTCGTCGAAAGGCAGACCAGTCCAGTCTCCTTGGATTTGTAACCACAGCGGCAAAGAAACCAGCGGCTCCAGCTGGCGGGTTCGGCGGTTCAGACGCGTCCATGGCTCGATATCAGCTTGCAACATCTCGATCCGCAGCTAGAATGGCCGCCGAGACGAAGGCGCCTGAGCTCCCAAAGCTACCTGCCGTCGACCCATCGTTGGCGAAGCACAAGCTCGCCAGCGGTAATGCCCTAAACCGGCCCAGCGTCATTAAgaaggaagacgatgaaggcTCCAAGAAGCGGTATCactgcttctccagctctccacCAAGaccagctggagctgaagatgtgaaagaagaagaacagacAACCACACAAGAGGCTTCTGCTCCCGATCGGCCTGCCACAAGCTTTCACAGGACGACGTTTGTTTCTGCCGCTTCCAGGGGCGGCGTAAGGCGTCCGGTGGGCTTGGGTCCGCCGCCGGGACTGGATAGGCTTCGCAAGCCGTTTAAGCCATTGACGATAACGCGGCCCACGAAGCCGCAGTGA
- a CDS encoding universal stress protein family domain-containing protein yields MANNNNNKFLPMSIDAMLDMERQEVLALLERSNEAPVPSARGGRTTTTTQGPLVRSMLDVSGPMPDSPRRTGRSSTPSSPLMPPSEPFRPQQSSGLVPHPRSRSDASIKFAEPARGRRNDPIANYQFSSIYSHGSGSQSSVKWSSSRNSKRESGGSLGDILRGSDGGLQLPADRGRSPLGGSRLFNNKSKSPQTQNRRWGSRSRSPATFSTPQLPPGQALLNDGKVVNLNNAYRKLSDANLIQSSGSLAQLAMRKKSGEAGEGRLVKDYVGPDGEQLGSSDEEEEESSEDEDRGRKKSPRSLIHDTEPDSKQPAAAGSSQSGGRQALSLLAAAEQERSQVASQQAQYQYRSLFEEPEIKVTTATGDTTKPSKANRGVHPVTSYDQGPPSRTPSVMDSDEEADMDDIKRAQNLSFNMTNILETPEAHRAIRIIYRGDYTRMVQAAEEENHRLRKYLVATDLSDESTHALEWAIGTVLRDGDTLVAIYCIDEETGIVTGEGSLVPDESKAMKEQAAAINLMANTKLVPGQVNLVSEFKRSSGFYLRGDSNAGTPSGSPAPLYRGDRYKAEQERNRAVQEITDKVLRLLRKTRLQVRVIVEVLHCKNPRHLVTEVIDLVNPTLVVIGSRGRSALKGRSVILGSFSNYLVTKSSVPVMVARKKLRKQSKYKRTPVKQVNNISNPTARSLANAKVD; encoded by the exons ATGGCGAACAACAATAATAACAAATTTCTTCCCATGAGTATCGATGCCATGCTCGATATGGAGCGGCAAGAGgttctggctctgctggagCGATCTAATGAGGCTCCTGTTCCGTCGGCAAGGGGCGGTCG GACTACCACTACCACTCAGGGCCCG CTGGTCCGCAGCATGCTCGATGTTAGTGGCCCTATGCCGGACTCTCCTAGGCGGACGGGTAGAAGCTCAACTCCAAGCTCTCCTCTGATGCCTCCCAGTGAGCCCTTCAGACCGCAACAATCATCTGGTTTGGTGCCACATCCGCGAAGTAGATCTGATGCCAGTATCAAGTTTGCCGAGCCTGCACGTGGCCGCCGAAACGATCCGATTGCCAACTACCAGTTTTCTAGTATATACTCGCATGGCTCGGGTTCCCAATCCTCGGTGAAATGGTCGTCTTCAAGAAACAGCAAGCGAGAGAGCGGAGGGTCCCTAGGAGATATCTTGAGAGGCTCCGACGGTGGACTTCAGCTTCCTGCGGATAGAGGCCGATCTCCGCTTGGTGGCTCTCGCCTTTTCAACAACAAGTCCAAGTCACCCCAGACTCAAAATCGTCGTTGGGGAAGTAGGTCTCGATCACCGGCGACCTTTTCCACACCACAGCTACCCCCAGGCCAGGCTCTGTTGAATGATGGCAAAGTTGTTAACCTCAATAATGCCTACCGGAAATTGTCAGATGCGAATCTCATTCAGTCTAGCGGAAGCTTGGCGCAACTGGCTATGCGAAAAAAGTCTGGGGAAGCTGGGGAGGGCAGGCTGGTCAAAGACTATGTTGGGCCGGATGGCGAGCAGCTTGGCTCGagtgacgaagaagaagaggagtcctctgaagatgaggataGAGGCCGCAAGAAGTCTCCTCGGTCTCTGATACACGATACCGAGCCAGACAGCAAAcagcccgccgccgccggcagCTCACAATCTGGGGGCCGACAGGCACTGAGCCTGCTCGCGGCGGCGGAACAAGAAC GATCGCAAGTGGCATCTCAGCAAGCTCAATACCAGTACCGTTCCTTGTTTGAGGAGCCCGAGATCAAGGTGACAACCGCCACTGGAGACACTACAAAGCCCTCCAAGGCCAACAGGGGCGTTCATCCTGTTACCAGCTACGACCAAGGGCCGCCATCGAGGACGCCTTCGGTCATGGACTCAGATGAGGAAGCCGACATGGACGACATCAAGAGGGCACAAAACCTGTCCTTCAACATGACCAATATCTTGGAAACGCCAGAAGCGCACCGCGCCATTCGCATCATCTACCGCGGAGACTACACTAGAATGGTTCAGGccgccgaagaagagaaccACAGGCTGAGAAAATACCTGGTTGCGACCGATCTTAGTGATGAATCAACGCATGCCCTCGAGTGGGCGATTGGTACAGTTCTCCGAGATGGCGACACCTTGGTAGCCATCTACTGCATTGACGAGGAGACGGGCATCGTCACGGGAGAGGGTTCCCTGGTGCCAGATGAGTCAAAGGCGATGAAGGAGCAGGCAGCGGCCATCAACCTGATGGCAAACACAAAGTTGGTGCCGGGGCAGGTGAACTTGGTCTCTGAGTTTAAGCGCAGCTCAGGCTTTTACCTACGGGGCGATTCTAACGCTGGCACTCCAAGCGGCTCGCCCGCGCCGCTCTATCGGGGTGATCGCTATAAAGCCGAGCAGGAGCGTAATCGCGCGGTCCAGGAGATTACAGATAAGGTGCTCCGTCTCCTGAGGAAGACTCGGCTCCAGGTCAGGGTGATTGTAGAAGTCCTGCACTGCAAGAACCCCCGGCATCTCGTGACCGAGGTAATTGACCTTGTCAATCCCACTCTGGTTGTGATTGGGAGCCGGGGCCGAAGCGCGCTCAAGGG ACGTAGTGTCATTCTGGGGTCCTTCTCCAACTACCTGGTTACTAAGAGTTCGGTGCCCGTCATGGTTGCACGCAAGAAACTACGCAAGCAGTCCAAGTACAAGCGGACGCCGGTGAAGCAGGTGAACAACATCAGCAACCCGACGGCCAGAAGCCTGGCCAACGCCAAAGTAGACTAG
- a CDS encoding ribosomal protein s7p/S5e domain-containing protein yields the protein MASRLKIWGVCRTLAVRTQPVRLAAQPFRAQASTTRFYADDATNKPSNSPSGAKREASGSVSKSEPTSSKATGGASGELTQKAAQETSSSQASSIEALDDATLEQILYGGRPVTSQREGGLTEAQEEALYREGVIPPPEQAEAIVAAGSQSIIPVGTEVQHAGHKFGLPQKPYPDGFHVKKRYHPVLEQITRLLMRHGELSVAQRNMAAVMNFLRTSPAPIYSPKFPLLPGTPPAAHLPLNPVLYITIAIDSVAPLLKVRNIAGAGGGGRALELPVPLAVRQRRRMAFQWILDVINKKPSKGSGRNQFAHRIAEEIIAVVEGRSSVWEKRKLVHKLGTAARANVGSNKLKTKKKK from the exons atggcttcaagatTGAAGATTTGGGGTGTGTGCAGGACTCTGGCGGTCCGGACGCAGCCCGTCCGCCTTGCGGCTCAGCCATTCCGAGCCCAGGCTTCAACAACTCGATTCTATGCCGACGATGCGACCAACAAACCCTCCAATTCTCCGAGCGGTGCAAAGAGAGAAGCTTCCGGGTCGGTTTCCAAATCAGAACCGACAAGTTCTAAGGCTACTGGGGGCGCCTCTGGAGAATTGACCCAGAAAGCCGCACAAGAG acatcttcatcacaaGCGTCATCTATTGAAGCGCTAGACGATGCGACCTTGGAACAAATACTATACGGCGGTCGACCCGTAACAAGTCAGCGGGAGGGCGGCTTGACAGAGGCGCAAGAGGAGGCTCTATATCGCGAGGGTGTCATTCCCCCACCAGAGCAGGCGGAAGCTATTGTTGCTGCCGGGTCACAGTCAATAATCCCCGTTGGCACAGAAGTGCAACACGCTGGCCACAAGTTTGGTCTTCCCCAAAAGCCCTATCCGGACGGGTTCCATGTCAAGAAGCGATACCACCCCGTGCTAGAGCAAATCACCAGGCTCTTGATGCGCCATGGAGAACTCAGCGTTGCGCAAAGA AACATGGCTGCTGTCATGAACTTCTTGCGAACGTCGCCCGCCCCCATCTACAGCCCGAAATTCCCCCTATTACCAGGGACTCCGCCCGCCGCACACCTCCCTCTTAACCCCGTCCTCTACATTACAATCGCCATCGACTCAGTTGCGCCGCTCCTCAAAGTAAGGAACATTGCCGGCGCTGGTGGAGGTGGCCGTGCCCTGGAACTTCCCGTCCCCCTCGCCGTCAGACAGCGCCGAAGGATGGCGTTCCAATGGATCCTGGAcgtcatcaacaagaagcccTCGAAGGGCAGTGGGCGAAACCAGTTTGCCCATCGGATAGCTGAGGAGATCATCGCCGTGGTGGAGGGCAGGTCGAGCGtctgggagaagagaaagctaGTACACAAGCTTGGCACTGCGGCTAGAGCCAACGTGGGGTCCAACAagctgaagacgaagaagaagaaataa